In Kwoniella dejecticola CBS 10117 chromosome 6, complete sequence, a genomic segment contains:
- a CDS encoding NADH dehydrogenase [ubiquinone] flavoprotein 1, mitochondrial: MIRSRAIIRSLPKASTSSSRQIGISAGSVRSLATVSDPPVRHYGGLKDQDRIFTNLYCKHDHGLKGAQARGDWHKTKEIIHKGDSWIIQTIKDSGLRGRGGAGFPSGLKWSFMNKPGWEKDPRPRYLVVNADEGEPGTCKDREIMRGDPHKLVEGCLVAGRAMNANAAYIYIRGEFYQEASHVQQAIDEAYKAGLIGKNACNSGYDFDVYLHRGAGAYICGEETALIESIEGKQGKPRLKPPFPADVGLFGCPTTVANVETVAVAPTIARRGGSWFAGFGRERNSGTKVYCVSGHVNNPCVIEEEMSIPLQELLEKHCGGIRGGWQNLKGIIPGGCSVPVIPRSDCEKVLMDYDSLKDAQTSLGTGAVIVMDQTTDMISAIARFSKFYKHESCGQCTPCREGTTWMMNMMDRMVEGRAQEREIDMLLELTKQVEGHTICALGDAAAWPIQGLMRHFRPEVEARLAAFHAKNGQTLFGGALLSEADKRYAIPDNLGGDATRNIAQQISAP, from the exons ATGATACGTTCACGCGCAATAATACGATCCCTTCCCAAAGCatctacttcctcctctcgaCAAATCGGCATATCAGCTGGATCAGTCCGATCACTCGCAACAGTCTCTGATCCGCCTGTACGACATTACGGTGGTCTCAAAGACCAAGATCGGATCTTCACCAACTTGTACTGCAAGCATGACCACGGACTGAAGGGGGCTCAAGCGAGAGGTGATTGGCATAAGACCAAGGAGATCATTCATAAAGGTGACAGCTGGATTATTCAGACGATAAAAGATTCTGGATTGAGAGGGCGAGGTGGGGCTGGGTTCCCTTCTGGTTTGAAGTGGAGTTTCA TGAACAAACCTGGATGGGAGAAAgatccaag ACCCCGATACCTTGTAGTCAACGCCGATGAGGGTGAACCTGGAACATGTAAAGATCGAGAGATCATGCGAGGTGATCCTCATAAATTGGTCGAAGGTTGTCTAGTCGCTGGAAGAGCTATGAATGCCAATGCCG CATACATTTACATCCGAGGAGAATTCTACCAAGAAGCATCCCACGTCCAACAAGCAATCGACGAGGCCTACAAAGCCGGTCTGATAGGGAAGAACGCCTGTAACTCAGGCTACGATTTCGACGTCTATCTCCACCGGGGTGCCGGTGCTTATATCTGCGGTGAAGAGACGGCCTTGATCGAGTCTATCGAGGGTAAACAAGGTAAACCTCGATTGAAGCCACCTTTCCCTGCCGATGTCGGTCTCTTCGGATGCCCTACCACAGTCGCCAACGTCGAGACCGTCGCCGTCGCTCCCACGATCGCTAGAAGAGGGGGATCATGGTTTGCAGGGTTCGGAAGAGAACGAAATTCAGGAACCAAAGTGTACTGTGTCTCAGGACACGTGAATAACCCGTGTGTcatcgaagaggagatgtcTATCCCGCTTCAAGAGCTGTTAGAGAAGCACTGTGGAGGTATCAGAGGTGGATGGCAGAACTTGAAGGGTATCATCCCCGGAGGTTGTTCGGTGCCTGTGATTCCCAGATCGGATTGTGAAAAAGTCTT GATGGACTACGATTCCCTCAAAGACGCTCAAACATCCCTCGGTACCGGTGCAGTGATCGTTATGGACCAAACTACCGACATGATCAGTGCGATCGCCCGATTCTCCAAGTTCTACAAACACGAGTCCTGTGGCCAATGCACCCCGTGCAGAGAAGGTACGACCTggatgatgaacatgatggACCGAATGGTTGAGGGTCGAgcccaagaaagagagatcGACATGTTGCTCGAATTGACCAAACAAGTCGAGGGTCACACGATCTGTGCATTGGGTGATGCGGCTGCATGGCCTATCCAGGGTTTGATGAGGCATTTCC GACCCGAGGTCGAAGCTCGACTAGCTGCTTTCCACGCCAAGAACGGCCAAACGCTCTTCGGCGGTGCCCTCCTCTCTGAAGCAGATAAGCGATACGCTATACCTGATAATTTGGGAGGGGACGCTACCCGAAATATCGCTCAGCAAATATCGGCGCCATAG